A genomic segment from Flavobacteriales bacterium encodes:
- a CDS encoding response regulator has product MNKKIAELLLVEDNPFDAELTLTALKEKNLANSLYHVEDGAEALDFVYARGKYTDRSGLPLPNLILLDLKMPKLNGMEVLRSLKSDPQTKCIPIVVLTSSKEDPDIKECYRLGVNSYIVKPVGFENFVKAVTEVGFYWALLNTNPDCK; this is encoded by the coding sequence ATGAACAAGAAGATAGCCGAACTGCTGTTGGTGGAGGATAACCCGTTTGACGCGGAGCTTACCCTCACCGCCTTGAAAGAAAAGAACCTTGCCAACAGCCTTTACCACGTAGAGGATGGCGCGGAGGCGCTGGACTTCGTTTACGCACGAGGAAAATACACGGACAGAAGCGGACTTCCGCTGCCCAACCTCATCCTGCTCGACCTCAAAATGCCAAAACTGAACGGTATGGAGGTTCTCCGCAGCCTGAAAAGCGACCCGCAGACCAAGTGTATTCCCATTGTGGTGCTCACCAGTTCCAAGGAAGATCCGGACATAAAGGAATGTTACCGGCTCGGAGTAAACAGCTACATCGTAAAGCCGGTAGGCTTCGAAAATTTCGTGAAAGCCGTTACCGAAGTAGGGTTCTATTGGGCCTTGCTGAACACAAACCCCGATTGCAAATGA